ATGTAAAGCCATGGCTGGACAATCTACTCCCACCCCATATGCTTTCGACTGCGTCTTGAGTAAGCGTCCCCCGATGCCTGAAAGCACATAGCGCCAGGCTTAGGACCAAGAACAAGCCCGACCACAAGGGCAATCAGTAGTAAGGTCGCATGTCTCGCGGAAGTCGAATGGGGGGGATAAATGCGGGGACAGCTATAACAAACCCCGCTAACGACCAGTAAAATATGGCATAAACCTACCAATAACTCCGGCCACAAGCCGAGCGAACGTAAGGTTTAAATGGCGAGAGCAGGATGGAATACAGACGCACCACTGGCGCTTAAAAGGATAGCTGCTTTGATCGGGCCCCCTCGGATCAGGTGGAATCTCATAGGCCCGCCTGATCACACTTCAGAGCCTTGCAAATGGACCTTGTATTCCAAAGAGTATTCCAGTAAAAAATTAAAACGAAATAAGTTCATAAAAAACAACAGCTTATGCATTTAGTTCAGATTACCCCGGCCCTCAACGAACATGGATGGGACCCGGAGCTGATTGAAGTTGAAGTCGCACTCGCCCACGTCGACAAAGACGAAGTCAGAAGCGCGTACAACCGAGCTGACTACATTGAGCGAAGACGCCCAATGATGACTTGGTAGAGCGAGTACATTCAAAAAGCCGCCACCGGCAACTTGTCGGTGACGGCAATCCAGGGAGAGAGAAGCGAGGAGGTCTTCCCGATACGTTGATCGGTAACAGCTCCAATTGGCAACGTAATTAAGCCTTAGATGGCTTGGAGGTCTCGCAACGCTTCGGGGTGCTGGCTGGCAACTCGCAGCAGAGTCTGTGCCGCACCGGCAGGTCGCCGACGACCCTGCTCCCAATCCTGCAACGTACGCAGGCTGACTCCCAGCAGCTCTGCAAATGCACTTTGAGATACACCGACTTTAGCCCTGGCCTCAGCCGCAGCCGAAAGCGTCACCTCGGTTGTGCGTGCCGCCTTGCCAGCTTTCATTTGGCGTACCGAAGCCAACAAGTCTTTCTTAAAGTTCTCCATTTCATGATCCATTACTGATCTCCTCTTTCAATTGATTCAGGAAGGCGGTCGGCAGGTTGTCGAACTTCGCCTTGGCGTAGGCAATCAACAACCAGATGTGTCCTTCAGAAAGCGCGTTGTAGTAGATAACCCGCGTACCACCACGCTTACCCATCCCACCACGAGACCAGCGCACCTTACGCAACCCACCGCAACCCACCGCAACCAGGAATCACATCGCCTGCCAACGGGTTCGCAGCTAACCATGTGATGAATTCCTGGCGCTCGTCATCACGCCATATCGATTCAGCGTAATGCTTGAAAATTTCGGTTTCGATGATCGTATACATTGCCAAAAACATACGGCAAGGCCGTATAGGCATGCAAGGTGCGCTGGTCGGATGCTCCCACATTTATCATCCCGGCCCCTCCGATGGCGACTACGGCGACAGCGGCGACAACCCACGAATTCACTACCCTGGCGCATGGCGACAAAGCGGCGACAGTCGCCACCATCTGCACCGCCCATAAGCTTTTAAGGCCCAGCCCATGCGCGCTCGCTTCCAATTAGGCGCGCAGTCACGCCCAACGTGATCGAAGCCAACTTATCCACAATGCAAATGCGGCAGCCCACGGCCGTCTCTTTCTCCTGGAAAGAGACGGGCGCCGAAAACACTGCCGCAGCCCTTGCCAGGCAACACATTGCAGCGTTTGTCCCTGTGACAATCGGCGTGACAAACCCCGATGTCACCCGCAGCAGCAATGCAGGTGATGGTGCCGCAGCCCACGGAATGGACTGCACCTGACTGACAGTCAGGCACGCCCCGGTCATCGCATCACTGCCTGCAACAGACTCTGGATCTCGCGGCGCTGGTCTCGTCAGCCAACGCAGCCTCCACCCGCCCACCGTTATCGGTGCTCTCAGGAGGCCAGATCATGAGATGCCCAAGCTCCCGGTCGTAAAGAGCCGCCCGTCCCGCGTAAGTGGACAACCCTCACAGGCTGCAGGGGCCTTGATCCCTGATAACACTCAACAACCGTCGCGGGGAGAGTGAGGGAGAAATTCGAAGCACCAGGAGAATGACGATTCAAATGTGCGAAGTGTTCGACCTGCCACAGCAGCTGCTGGAATACCGGCCCGAGCCGCTTACGTACCAAAACGGTACCGGAGGTAGCCTCATGAATGGCAGTATGCCGCCCTCTTACAAAAATTCGCTTAAAGGCACCACAGGTCAACGACGCTTGCCCGTACCGTAGCTACCTGGCAGTGCCCTGCGGCTTGTTATTGTGTCCCATTCGCTAGTTGCCGATGGCGTCATGCTTCTAGAACCGTCGTCCTCCTCGTCAATGTTTCTGAGAACGGTGTCGTAATTGCGCTGGAGGATAGAAAAGTTTTCGATCTCCTTCGCTACCTGCGCTTCTAGTTCCGCGATCCGGTTTTCGCTCACTCCAAGGGCAAGCTCTAGAGCTTCGACCCTTTCGACCTGCTGCTCAGCTAGCAGCTTATGTTTCTTTAGGGCGCGATTGCGCTTACCCAGTTTCTCCAATGCACTACTCAGCTCATATTTTGACGAGGCCTTTTGCTCTTCTAAAAGCTCGCTGCTGACCACGCTGGTTTTTTCGTGCTGCTTGAGCAATTTTTTAAAGTCGGCGAATGTGAACTCTACAAAGTCGGTGGACTTGTCTGCGCCAGGTAGCATGATCGTCGTGAGATTTGTAAATCGCACTGACTCAAGAAACCGGAATTTTTTTTGAGTGAGCAGCCCACCACCTTTAGCATCAGATCGACTGGTCCGAGCAACAGTTTTGCCAATAGCTTTGCGAGACATACCACTGCCACCTCGTTAAATTGATAGCTCTGATCATATCGCGAGGAAGGCGCGAGACACAGTGCTGAGCGCCTAGTCAGTCAGGTGATACCGGCCGCCGTCACCTCAATCAGTCGCCACCTTATGCATCGCGCTTCCCTAAGGTCACAGGCATGCCTGTCCGCGCCGGGCGTCCACAAACAGGTCATAAGCATATGAATTTATAGTTGGTCATTCATTCATAATTTGCTGCTAGTTTCATACAAGGAAGTCACATGTTCACAGCAGCATTGATTTACATACTGGCGGTGATAAGTCCCGGGCCGAACTTCATCATTGTCAGCCGTTTTTCTTCATTAGGCTCGGTCACTACTGGCCTGGGTGCAACCTTGGGGATCTGCACCGTAGGCGTGTTTTTTTCGAGCATTTCCTTGCTGGGCCTGGCGGCGCTGTTGCATCAGTACCCGGCCTTTTCCAGGGTTGCCACCCTGTGCGGTTCGGCGTACCTGCTGTACATCGCCTACGGCATCATCAAAAGCGTGCTGGCAAAAAACACTGGTACGGCCGAAAGCGCCCTACCTGGCGTCACCAGCTTTGCCAAGGCGTATCGCGTCGGGGTCATCACCAACATCAGCAACATGAAGACCATCGCTTTCATGATCAGCATCTACGCCGGTTTTCTTGCTTCGCCACGTACCGACCTCGATAAGGTACTGGTGGTGGTGGTGTGCTCCACCCTGGAAGTCATCTGGTATTCCCTTGTCTCGCTGCTGTTTGGCCAAGGCCCCATCAAGGCGCTGTTTCTCAAATACACCCGCCAGATCGATGTGGGCTTGGCTGTGTTTCTGGTGGCGTTCTCCCTCAATAACGCGATTCCCGTGTTGGTTGCCAGTCGATGAGGCCCGGGCGTGCCGTGTCAGCCCCACCGCAGGTGGTGGCTTTTCATGAGCGCTCGTGTTCAGGCCTGTACTGGCGCCCTCAGAAATCCCACCGCGTCGTCACCATCATGTTCCGCGGGTCGCCGTAATAGGCCGAGTCATAGAAGCCGATATTGGTGAAGTATTTCTTATCGAACAGGTTGTTGACGTTCAGCGTGGCCGACAGGTTCTGGGTGAGTTGATAGCGAGCCATCACGTCCACCAACCAGTAAGGGTCCTGGGTGAATTTTTCCGAGCGGCCACCACCGGGATAGCCCCAGTTACGTACCGTTTGCCAGCCCGCGCTCTGCCAGCGGGCACCGCCGCCCACGGTGAGTTTGTCCAGGCTGCCCTGGAATTTGTAGCTGGTGTAGAAGCTGAGCTGATCTTCCGGCTCCCAGGTCGCGATCTTATCGCGTTCGGCATTGCGCGCGATTTTGTGGGTGTAGCCAGCCTGCAGTTGCCAGCCGGGGGTGAGTTCACCGGAGATTTCTGCTTCGTAGCCTTTGGTCTTGCTCTCGGTGCCCATGTAGGAGTAATCCACGGCCGGCTGGGAGTTCCAGACGGTGTCGGCGATCGGGCGGTTGGTCTCGTGCACCTCAAAGTAAGCGAGGCTGGCGTTCAGGCGGCCCTCGTAGAATTCACCCTTGAGGCCGAACTCGTAGTTCTTGCCTTCGTCCGGCTCCAGCATGGTGTTGGTTCTATCGCGGTATTGCGTCTGTGGCTTGAAGATTTCGGTGTAGCTGGCATAAGCGGTGAAGTTGTCATTGAGGTCATAGGTGACGCCGGCGTACGGCACGACCTTGCCGCTCTCCTCGGTGTCGCTGCTGCCGGTGACCTGATAGTTGGCAATGCGGGTGCCAAGCAACAGATGCAGCTCGTCAGTCAGGCTCAAACGCCCAGTGACATAGGTGCCGGTCTGGCGGGTGATTTCATCGCTGAACCGGGAAGCCTTGCCCCAGCTCGGCTCGATGGCCTCGCCGTGCCAATTGTAAAAGTCATAGGAATTGGCGAAGTAGACCGGGTTGCGGTAGTCCTTGCCCTTCCAGCGGGACGTGGACACGGACTGGCCAATCACCAATTCGTGCTCACGCCCGAACAGTTCAAATGGCCCCGACGCATACACGTCCAGGCTGTCGCTGGTGGTGTCGCCGGTGTATTTGGCCGCATAGATCGAACTGGCCGTGGCGGAATCCTGGGAGATGTAGCCCAGTGGTGCATCGTAACCGTTGACCTGATGGTTGTACTGGCCCTTGGTGACCCAGCCGTTGTCGAAGCTGTGTTCCAGGGTGGCGAATACGGTGTGGCTGTATTGCTGCCACGAGCCCCATTTAGGGCCGTTGTTGAATGAGCGCGGCAAGTCCAGTTTGTTGCCGGTGGCATCGAAGATCGTGCGCGTGCCGGTCCAGCTGGAGCCTTTGGGATCACTGTCCTGGTAGTCAGCACCCAGGGTCAGCAGGGTGTCCGGGGTCAGGTCGACCTCGAGGATGCCGTAGAGCACGCTGGTTTTGCGCGAGTAATGGTCGAGGAACGACTTCTTGTCCTGATACGCCGCCACCGCGCGGCCACGCACG
The genomic region above belongs to Pseudomonas sp. S35 and contains:
- a CDS encoding TonB-dependent siderophore receptor; translation: MFTRITKPASALCTVLFGLSVATASHSAIAAALAPASEHAQRQAYDISPGSLDRVLGAFGQQAGVMIGIDSALAAGIQSTGLKGRFSVDEGLERLLSPAGLQAEPEQGGYRVIAKPVSQEGKVELQATQVSANQLGTVTEGTGSYTPGTIATATRLVLKPRETPQSISVVTRQVMDDFGLKSIDDVMRHTPGITVSTYDTERTNYYSRGFSIENFQYDGIPTLRDAQYSAGQTMTDMAIYDRVEVLKGATGLLTGVGGPGGTVNLIRKKPTSEFKSSIELGAGSWDNYRSQVDVSGPLTETGNVRGRAVAAYQDKKSFLDHYSRKTSVLYGILEVDLTPDTLLTLGADYQDSDPKGSSWTGTRTIFDATGNKLDLPRSFNNGPKWGSWQQYSHTVFATLEHSFDNGWVTKGQYNHQVNGYDAPLGYISQDSATASSIYAAKYTGDTTSDSLDVYASGPFELFGREHELVIGQSVSTSRWKGKDYRNPVYFANSYDFYNWHGEAIEPSWGKASRFSDEITRQTGTYVTGRLSLTDELHLLLGTRIANYQVTGSSDTEESGKVVPYAGVTYDLNDNFTAYASYTEIFKPQTQYRDRTNTMLEPDEGKNYEFGLKGEFYEGRLNASLAYFEVHETNRPIADTVWNSQPAVDYSYMGTESKTKGYEAEISGELTPGWQLQAGYTHKIARNAERDKIATWEPEDQLSFYTSYKFQGSLDKLTVGGGARWQSAGWQTVRNWGYPGGGRSEKFTQDPYWLVDVMARYQLTQNLSATLNVNNLFDKKYFTNIGFYDSAYYGDPRNMMVTTRWDF
- a CDS encoding helix-turn-helix domain-containing protein: MDHEMENFKKDLLASVRQMKAGKAARTTEVTLSAAAEARAKVGVSQSAFAELLGVSLRTLQDWEQGRRRPAGAAQTLLRVASQHPEALRDLQAI
- a CDS encoding LysE family translocator is translated as MFTAALIYILAVISPGPNFIIVSRFSSLGSVTTGLGATLGICTVGVFFSSISLLGLAALLHQYPAFSRVATLCGSAYLLYIAYGIIKSVLAKNTGTAESALPGVTSFAKAYRVGVITNISNMKTIAFMISIYAGFLASPRTDLDKVLVVVVCSTLEVIWYSLVSLLFGQGPIKALFLKYTRQIDVGLAVFLVAFSLNNAIPVLVASR